One genomic window of Mus caroli chromosome 12, CAROLI_EIJ_v1.1, whole genome shotgun sequence includes the following:
- the Arl4a gene encoding ADP-ribosylation factor-like protein 4A: MGNGLSDQTSILSSLPSFQSFHIVILGLDCAGKTTVLYRLQFNEFVNTVPTKGFNTEKIKVTLGNSKTVTFHFWDVGGQEKLRPLWKSYTRCTDGIVFVVDSVDVERMEEAKTELHKITRISENQGVPVLIVANKQDLRNSLSLSEIEKLLAMGELSSSTPWHLQPTCAIIGDGLKEGLEKLHDMIIKRRKMLRQQKKKR, encoded by the coding sequence ATGGGGAATGGACTGTCAGACCAGACTTCCATCCTGTCCAGCCTGCCGTCCTTTCAGTCCTTTCACATTGTTATTCTGGGTTTGGACTGTGCTGGAAAGACAACAGTTTTATACAGGCTGCAGTTCAACGAATTTGTAAATACCGTACCTACCAAAGGATTTAACACTGAGAAAATTAAGGTAACCTTGGGCAATTCCAAAACAGTCACTTTTCACTTCTGGGATGTTGGTGGTCAAGAGAAGTTAAGACCACTGTGGAAGTCATACACCCGATGCACAGATGGTATTGTGTTTGTGGTGGACTCTGTCGATGTTGAGAGAATGGAAGAAGCCAAAACTGAACTTCATAAAATAACTAGGATATCCGAAAATCAGGGAGTCCCTGTGCTTATAGTTGCTAACAAACAAGACCTGAGGAACTCgctctctctctcagagattGAGAAGTTGTTAGCAATGGGGGAACTGAGCTCATCGACTCCTTGGCATTTGCAGCCCACCTGTGCAATCATAGGAGATGGGCTAAAGGAAGGACTCGAGAAACTACATGATATGataattaaaaggagaaaaatgttgcggcaacagaaaaagaagagatga
- the LOC110307336 gene encoding uncharacterized protein LOC110307336, with protein sequence MPLLQRKKRTLETLNISSSPRRTGDEATAVIDTKQVRSDNTETPSSLAENILLNCTSVCYSELLTRTVTSSLQPTSALKPSTTAEDICTILLNFQGYEVLETLVFINYLF encoded by the exons ATGCCCCTCTTACAGAGGAAGAAACGCACTTTGGAAACGCTAAATATTTCCAGTAGCCCAAGAAGAACTGGTGATGAAGCCACAGCTG TCATAGACACAAAGCAGGTGAGATCTGACAACACTGAGACTCCATCCAGCCTTGCAGAAAACATCTTGCTGAACTGCACTTCAGTGTGTTACTCTGAGCTTTTGACTAGAACAGTCACTAGCAGCCTGCAGCCT acCTCTGCCCTGAAGCCCTCCACCACAGCTGAGGACATCTGCACCATACTCTTGAACTTCCAGGGCTATGAAGTACTTGAAACTCTTGTGTTTATAAATTACCTAttttaa